One stretch of Arachis hypogaea cultivar Tifrunner chromosome 20, arahy.Tifrunner.gnm2.J5K5, whole genome shotgun sequence DNA includes these proteins:
- the LOC140183040 gene encoding uncharacterized protein, protein MATGLFSIWIKRMEWNKGMEARLSEFCDEAFVLDTIEKKKVIVEDSSPEQAQSYHREKEADLRSTEGHYVSFETIPEVNLGSDDHLSQGHTDQSSVNKPVESMLSLVEENMMVLRVETQSQTEALSIVPIQVCLPLSQSTTVLEIEPTLVSEIEPTPAKSPSEKVNEETTKRSRIILGCICLLFGCILFLLGCIHLGVFSVFVWVYCLYSFGCIFCIHLGLFSVIICLYFLYFLYSFGCIVCIRLVYFL, encoded by the exons ATGGCAACTG GATTGTTTTCAATATGGATCAAGAGAATGGAATGGAATAAAGGCATGGAAGCACGACTTTCGGAATTTTGTGATGAAGCTTtcgttttg gacACAATCGAAAAAAAAAAGGTCATTGTTGAGGATTCATCTCCTGAACAAGCTCAATCTTATCATAG GGAGAAggaagctgacctgcgatcgacagaaggtcacTATGTCTCATTTGAAAC AATACCGGAGGTAAACTTAGGAAGTGATGATCATTTGTCTCAAGGACACACAGATCAAAGTAGCGTAAACAAACCGGtggagagcat gTTGAGTCTAGTTGAAGAGAACATGATGGTCTTGCGGGTAGAGACACAGTCACAAACCGAAGCGCTttcaat agttccgatTCAAGTTTGTCTACCACTGTCCCAATCAACTACTGTGCTAGAAATTGAACCAACCCTTGTGTCAGAAATTGAACCAACCCCTGCAAAGTCTCCAAGTGAAAAAGTTAATGAAGAAACTACAAAAAGATCAAGAATAATCTTGGGGTGTATTTGTTTattatttgggtgtatattgttcttGTTAGGgtgtattcatttgggtgtattttctgtatttgtTTGGGTGTATTGTCTGtattcgtttgggtgtattttctgtattcatttgggtctattttctgtaatcatttgtctgtattttttgtattttctgtattcatttgggtgtattgtgTGTATTCGtttggtgtattttctgtaa
- the LOC112785218 gene encoding peroxisomal nicotinamide adenine dinucleotide carrier isoform X1, with protein MSDALINGLAGAGGGIISQLITYPLLTLNTRQQTDRDVKKIKSKVGTLEQMCQVVKEEGWERLYGGLIPSLVGTAASQGVYYYFYQIFRNRAEEAALTQKKIGISDGSVGMLSSLFIAALSGSLNVLLTNPIWVVVTRMQTQRKESNKKDPDLGLLIVGGEESVPLPADKPLPYDTKHVIQEVYEEGGILGFWNGVLPSLIMVCNPSIQFMLYETMLLKMKRRPYGNKKGRNGVTAFEIFLLGALAKLGATVVIYPLLVLKSRLQAKQDKTGDNRHHYTGTWDAIVKMINYEGIYGFYKGMGTKIVQSVLAAAVLFMMKEELVKGVQSFLAKDGSNAVKRKE; from the exons atgtcgGACGCTTTGATCAATGGATTGGCCGGAGCTGGGGGAGGGATCATTTCTCAGCTCATAACATACCCCCTTTTAACT TTAAACACTCGCCAACAAACCGACCGTGATGTAAAGAAAATCAAGAGTAAAGTTGGAACCCTCGAACAAATGTGCCAG gTTGTGAAGGAAGAAGGGTGGGAACGATTGTATGGAGGGTTGATACCATCACTAGTTGGTACTGCTGCATCTCAG ggtgtttattattatttctatcaaATATTCAGGAACAGAGCCGAAGAAGCTGCACTAACACAAAAAAAGATTGGCATCAGTGATGGATCAGTTGGAATGCTATCCTCTCTTTTTATTGCTGCTTTATCTGG gTCTCTTAATGTGCTTTTGACGAATCCTATATGGGTTGTTGTCACCCGTATGCAG ACACAAAGAAAAGAGTCAAATAAGAAAGATCCTGACCTGGGATTGTTAATTGTTGGTGGTGAAGAAAGCGTTCCTCTTCCTGCAGATAAGCCTCTTCCATATGACACTAAACATGTG ATACAAGAAGTCTATGAAGAAGGTGGAATCCTTGGTTTCTGGAATGGTGTGTTACCATCATTGATCATG GTATGCAACCCTTCCATTCAGTTCATGCTGTATGAAACCATGTTATTAAAGATGAAAAGAAGACCTTATGGGAATAAGAAGGGTAGAAATGGGGTAACTGCATTTGAG ATATTTCTTCTTGGAGCTTTGGCTAAGCTTGGAGCTACTGTTGTAATTTATCCTCTTCTAGTTCTCAAg TCAAGGCTTCAAGCTAAACAGGATAAAACAGGGGACAACAGGCACCATTATACAG GCACATGGGATGCAATTGTTAAGATGATAAACTATGAAGGGATCTATGGATTCTACAAAGGCATGGGCACTAAAATTGTACAAAGTGTTCTAGCTGCTGCTGTTTTGTTCATGATGAAGGAAGAACTCGTTAAAGGCGTTCAATCCTTTCTAGCTAAAGATGGATCTAACGCTGTAAAGCGAAAAGAATGA
- the LOC112785218 gene encoding peroxisomal nicotinamide adenine dinucleotide carrier isoform X2 — MCQVVKEEGWERLYGGLIPSLVGTAASQGVYYYFYQIFRNRAEEAALTQKKIGISDGSVGMLSSLFIAALSGSLNVLLTNPIWVVVTRMQTQRKESNKKDPDLGLLIVGGEESVPLPADKPLPYDTKHVIQEVYEEGGILGFWNGVLPSLIMVCNPSIQFMLYETMLLKMKRRPYGNKKGRNGVTAFEIFLLGALAKLGATVVIYPLLVLKSRLQAKQDKTGDNRHHYTGTWDAIVKMINYEGIYGFYKGMGTKIVQSVLAAAVLFMMKEELVKGVQSFLAKDGSNAVKRKE; from the exons ATGTGCCAG gTTGTGAAGGAAGAAGGGTGGGAACGATTGTATGGAGGGTTGATACCATCACTAGTTGGTACTGCTGCATCTCAG ggtgtttattattatttctatcaaATATTCAGGAACAGAGCCGAAGAAGCTGCACTAACACAAAAAAAGATTGGCATCAGTGATGGATCAGTTGGAATGCTATCCTCTCTTTTTATTGCTGCTTTATCTGG gTCTCTTAATGTGCTTTTGACGAATCCTATATGGGTTGTTGTCACCCGTATGCAG ACACAAAGAAAAGAGTCAAATAAGAAAGATCCTGACCTGGGATTGTTAATTGTTGGTGGTGAAGAAAGCGTTCCTCTTCCTGCAGATAAGCCTCTTCCATATGACACTAAACATGTG ATACAAGAAGTCTATGAAGAAGGTGGAATCCTTGGTTTCTGGAATGGTGTGTTACCATCATTGATCATG GTATGCAACCCTTCCATTCAGTTCATGCTGTATGAAACCATGTTATTAAAGATGAAAAGAAGACCTTATGGGAATAAGAAGGGTAGAAATGGGGTAACTGCATTTGAG ATATTTCTTCTTGGAGCTTTGGCTAAGCTTGGAGCTACTGTTGTAATTTATCCTCTTCTAGTTCTCAAg TCAAGGCTTCAAGCTAAACAGGATAAAACAGGGGACAACAGGCACCATTATACAG GCACATGGGATGCAATTGTTAAGATGATAAACTATGAAGGGATCTATGGATTCTACAAAGGCATGGGCACTAAAATTGTACAAAGTGTTCTAGCTGCTGCTGTTTTGTTCATGATGAAGGAAGAACTCGTTAAAGGCGTTCAATCCTTTCTAGCTAAAGATGGATCTAACGCTGTAAAGCGAAAAGAATGA